One segment of Pseudophryne corroboree isolate aPseCor3 chromosome 10, aPseCor3.hap2, whole genome shotgun sequence DNA contains the following:
- the LOC134966916 gene encoding serine protease inhibitor swm-1-like produces MALTPMHLLVTFSVAALLIYVPKTTNSQTTTMQCGENQEYKASESDCPTCSNYRTPRTCPPGCACKEGFLPDDNGDCVEKAVCESCKGNTTYNSCAFPCGGRCEDIGKPPQICNIPICKGGCVCKEGFLLDAIGNCVEKSMCESCTGNTTYSSCAYACGRLCEDIGKPTEKCFIPLCRGGCVCKQEYWYLNNTCVLQKDCPS; encoded by the exons GTGTGGCCGCCCTGCTGATATATGTGCCGAAGACAACTAATTCACAGA CCACCACTATGCAATGCGGAGAGAACCAAGAATACAAAGCATCTGAAAGTGACTGTCCAACCTGCAGCAATTACAGAACACCTCGTACATGTCCTCCAGGCTGTGCCTGCAAGGAGGGTTTCCTACCCGATGACAATGGAGACTGTGTGGAAAAGGCTGTGTGTGAGTCCTGTAAAGGGAACACAACGTACAACAGCTGCGCCTTCCCTTGTGGTGGACGTTGCGAGGATATTGGTAAACCGCCACAAATCTGCAACATACCAATATGCAAGGGAGGCTGTGTCTGCAAGGAAGGCTTCCTGCTCGATGCCATTGGAAACTGTGTGGAAAAGTCTATGTGTGAGTCCTGTACAGGGAACACAACGTACAGCAGCTGCGCCTACGCTTGTGGCCGACTTTGTGAGGACATTGGTAAACCAACAGAAAAGTGCTTCATACCAttgtgcaggggaggctgtgtctgtaAGCAAGAGTACTGGTATCTGAATAACACTTGTGTGCTTCAGAAGGATTGCCCATCATAA